TATTTTCAAACTCGACCGACAGGCTCTGATAATTTCGATAATCCCTCAGTGCTAATTGTTCAATATACATGAAAACGACACAACCTTTAGTTACTCGTAATCAAAAACTCTCCAAAGCCGGGAATTGTGACTTTATCTCCCGCTCGAAGCTTTCTTCCTCTTCTTTGATCTTGTTCGCCATTAATAAAAATATCGTTTTCACTTAAAAACCATTTTGCCATTCCACCAGATTGGATGACGTCAGCTAATTTAAGAAATTGTCCTAACGTAATAAACTCTGTATTTAGCTTTATTTCTTCAGGCAATGTTTATCACTCATTTCTAAAATGGTCTCAATACTTTATTTTACTAAAAAACAAAAAATAAAGAAAGTCACCAAAAAACATGGTGACTATTCATGCGGTTATCCTAGTAAGTTCTTACAGGTAAAATCAGCTGAAGTGTGGTTTCATCATGCAGTGGATTGATAACAAAAGGTCTCATCGCTCCAGTGAAACTAATCCTTATATCTGTACCTTCAAGTGCTTTTAGGGCGTCCATCATATATTTAGCACTAAAAGATATCTTTAATTCTTCTCCATCGATGGATTGACTTTGAATTTCTTCGACGACTTTACCTACTTCAGGTGTGTTGGAGGAAATCTCTATTACTCCGCCATCAATAGTTGAAAGTTTCACAACATTATTTCTGCCTTCACGGGCAAGTAAGGAAGCACGATCAATGGCATGTAAGAATTCCTTTGTATTAACAATAATATCAGTTTTACTTTCACTTGGAATCAGTCTAGAAGTGTCAGGATAATTTCCTTCTAGCAACCTTGAGAAAAATAATAAATGCTTCGCTTTAAACAAAATTTGATTTTCTGTGATAACGATATCTATTAATTCATTCGAGTCATCTATGATTTTACTCAGTTCATTCAGACTCTTACCTGGTATAACAACATTGTAGCTTTCGTTATTTTCAATTTCTATTTTTGCTTTTCTTAATGCCAGACGATGGCTATCTGTTGCAATACAGTTTAGTTCACCATTTTCAATCTTCCAGTTTACACCTGTCAAGATGGGACGTGTTTCTGAGGTGGATACGGCAAAAAAGGTTTGGCGTATCATCGTTTTCAGAAGATCCGTTGCAATATGAAATTTATTATTTTCTTCTATTTGTGGCAGGTGCGGATACTCTTCTGCGTCAAGTCCGTTTAAATTAAATTCAGATTTCCCAGAGCGGATAACGGTTTGTAAAGATCCTAGTACTTCAATTTCGACTGAGTCAGTAGGTAATTTTTTTACAATTTCACTAAAAAATTTTGCTTGAAGGACGATAGAACCAGCTTGTTTGATTTCTACAATCTCATCTCCATCTTCCTCATTTGGAATAAAAGACTCAATTGAAATATCGGAATCACTTCCCGTTAGGGTTACTCCTTCGCTGCTAGCTGTAATTTTGATTCCCGTTAAAATTGGGATTGTCGTTCTCGAAGTGACAGCCTTCATAACATCTTGGACACTTTGGACAAGGCGATCCCGTTGGATGATAAACCTCATTTTATAATCCTCCCAGCAATTTTTTTGTTCTAAGCACGCATAATTGAAAATTTTTGAACATATAATAATAAGTTTTTTAAATAAAAAACAGTAGAAGTACTAGTAGGCCCTGTTAGTATGTGGATAACCTATTTTTTGCAATGGAAACACAGTCTATCCACATGTGGACAGACTGTGCATAAACTAGTCCAAGTTATTCACATTATTTTAAACTCTCAACAACTCATTTAGCTCTTTCATTTGCTTTTGCAGCTGAAGATCAGTTTGCAAAAGTTTGGAAATCTTTTCATGAGCATGGATGACTGTGGTATGATCACGACCTCCAAATTCTTCTCCTATCTTTGGTAATGAATAATCGGTTAATTCCCGTGATAGGTACATCGCAATTTGTCTAGGAAAGGCTACTGATTTTGTTCTCTTTTTAGCTTTAAAATCTTCAAGTTTTACACTATAGTGCTCACCGACGGTTCTCTGGATATCAAGAATGGTGATTACTTTAGGTTTTGAGCTAGGGATGATATCCTTTAACGCTTCCGAAGCTAAATCGGCATTAATATCTTTATTGATTAAGGAAGAATAAGCTACCACGCGGATTAATGCTCCCTCAAGCTCTCTGATATTTGTATCAATTTGGTTAGCGATATAGAGCATAACCTCATTTGGTATATCTAATCCTTCAGCCTTAGCCTTTTTCCGAAGAATCGCAATTCTTGTTTCTAAATCTGGAGGAGTAATATCTGTGATTAATCCCCATTCAAAACGTGAACGCAGTCTGTCTTCAAGTGTTGGAATTTCCCTAGGCGGACGGTCACTTGAAATAACGATTTGTTTGCTTTCCTCATGAAGAGTATTAAAAGTATGGAAAAATTCCTCTTGCGTTGATTCTTTTCCAGCTAAGAATTGAATATCATCAATTAGTAACACATCAACGTTTCGATACTTGTTGCGGAATTCGACAGCTTTATTGTCACGAATAGAATTAATAAATTCGTTCGTGAATTTCTCTGAAGACAAATAAACTACCTTTGCGTTTGGTTTATGCTCTAAAACGTAATGACCAATTGCGT
This genomic stretch from Neobacillus niacini harbors:
- the yaaA gene encoding S4 domain-containing protein YaaA, translating into MPEEIKLNTEFITLGQFLKLADVIQSGGMAKWFLSENDIFINGEQDQRRGRKLRAGDKVTIPGFGEFLITSN
- the dnaN gene encoding DNA polymerase III subunit beta, which encodes MRFIIQRDRLVQSVQDVMKAVTSRTTIPILTGIKITASSEGVTLTGSDSDISIESFIPNEEDGDEIVEIKQAGSIVLQAKFFSEIVKKLPTDSVEIEVLGSLQTVIRSGKSEFNLNGLDAEEYPHLPQIEENNKFHIATDLLKTMIRQTFFAVSTSETRPILTGVNWKIENGELNCIATDSHRLALRKAKIEIENNESYNVVIPGKSLNELSKIIDDSNELIDIVITENQILFKAKHLLFFSRLLEGNYPDTSRLIPSESKTDIIVNTKEFLHAIDRASLLAREGRNNVVKLSTIDGGVIEISSNTPEVGKVVEEIQSQSIDGEELKISFSAKYMMDALKALEGTDIRISFTGAMRPFVINPLHDETTLQLILPVRTY
- the dnaA gene encoding chromosomal replication initiator protein DnaA, yielding MENIADLWNAALANIEKKISKPSYDTWLKSTKAHSLQGNLLVITAPNEFARDWLEERYSQLIAGILYEITGEELSVKFIIPQNQKEEDPDLLLPAKKAKKEDDQHDFPQNILNPKYLFDTFVIGSGNRFAHAASLAVAEAPAKAYNPLFIYGGVGLGKTHLMHAIGHYVLEHKPNAKVVYLSSEKFTNEFINSIRDNKAVEFRNKYRNVDVLLIDDIQFLAGKESTQEEFFHTFNTLHEESKQIVISSDRPPREIPTLEDRLRSRFEWGLITDITPPDLETRIAILRKKAKAEGLDIPNEVMLYIANQIDTNIRELEGALIRVVAYSSLINKDINADLASEALKDIIPSSKPKVITILDIQRTVGEHYSVKLEDFKAKKRTKSVAFPRQIAMYLSRELTDYSLPKIGEEFGGRDHTTVIHAHEKISKLLQTDLQLQKQMKELNELLRV